The region caaaatgtgttaactgaagatacaaaatttttgtatcagggttcacaatgcaatatgaatcctagttaatggtataacaattggtgaGAGACAAGGGAAATCTGGAGTTATTAGTCGAAAATATGCACACACAAAATTGCACTTAAAAGATTTTATGTACGTCAACAAATTTAATCAAGAGAATGTTAACAATAATGAAATCCGTAACTTTCTTGTACAATAATTATGTTTCCCTCGGACATCTTACGACGCTTGGACACCTAATTTGCATGCATTATCTCATAGCAGATCTTCAGTGTAACACTTTGAATCCATTTAAGATCTTCAACTTGAAGTCAATTTACTTTTTCCTAATTCAAGCATTTATTTAAAACTTGTTTGAAATTCAAGGGTCAAATTacattttatcaaaatatttaaattccaATGTGACTTTTTTATTACTAGAAGTTAAAACAAATATTTCaatcacaaaataaaatattattgtctATTGGGTTAATTATCCAACTAATTTCATCTGAACAGATACCACAATGAAATAAAGTCAGTAgcattcaagaaaataaaaatatctaaGTAATTTTACAATCATTATTTTGTAtgatgtacattcagtatacaaataatgtatttttagtaaattaaaaatgtaccttttgtTATGGTCTAAACAATACTGTGTGGACTTTGGTCCACGGAATAATTTGTCCTAATTTTATCAACCTCTTATTCCAATTTGTTTTTATACATTTTTGTTATTGAATCACATTATAGTAGGTTTGATTCCATAAATATATTGACCTTTTTTTCTACGTCTTTATTTTTGTCGGAAAAATAGTTACTCTTACAGACGTGGAGTTTGAAAACAGTTTTGTCTGTGTGTTGCAATTAAGAAGATAACTTTGAATGAGACAAGAAAGAGATTACtggaattattttttatttttatattgtaaaatgTGTAACAAACATGTCGAGATTGAAGTCAAATTCTTGGTGCCAATTAAAAAGATAACTTATTCTTGATGACAATTAAGGCGACAATTCTGAAAGGGACACGAAAAAATTATTGGTATTGATTTTCAATTGATTCGTCACATTCATAGAGAGAGACATGCAAGCATTTGATTCACCATGtctatagagagagaaataagaGTACAGTTTTAACTTCTTCTCTTtgtattttgagaaaaataaaaggattcattcaactaaaatttgaaaacaaaacattacaaatgaacGAATAATGATGGTCAAGACATTCTCTACAATCAGACATAAAAAGAGCCTTCCTAAGACCTTAGTAGGGATATGAGAGGTCCTATTTGTTGatattttaacattattagTATTTTGAGGCATCCATTCATGTAAATTTCTTTGCTTTGCTTTTTACCtaagatttaaaaaaacaaccaaacaaacaaacagtgcaaaagaaatatatataacataatagaTGGTAAATTAACAACGTTAAATCTCTCATCTAAGGATATTAACATGTTTGAACTGTAAGACAAATCATATCAGTATTCTATAAAAGGTATGCATAAATATAGTGATCCACTATTCCACTAGAGAAAAAGTCAGCCAACGAAAGGGTTGGTTAGGATGCCTGGAGAGTGGATAGAGGCAAGGTAAATCCCAACAAAAGCACTCGAACAAGACGGAAGCTAATGGCGTCTGATCTATAGCTTGAAGTTGAGATCGATTTGAACTCGGGTCTTGGAAGATGAAGCCTCGTTCTTGGAGGACGATTCTTCGTTCTTGGATGGTGAAGCCTCGTTCTTGGAAGATGGCCCTTCGTTCTTTGATGGAACCAATGGATTATTGTGAACTTGGTACGGTGCTCTAGCAGTCGCCCTAAACAAACAACACCAAACGACATCAGAAACTATATACGTGTAGTCTCATTGGAAACTGATTAAAGCTTTTAGTTGATACGGAACACATAAGAAACTAATTAAAGCTTTTAGTTGATATGGAACACATCAGAAACTATATATGTGTAGTCTCATTAGAAACTAATTAAAGCTTTTAGTTGATACGGAACACATCAGAAACTAATTAAAGCTTTTAGTTGATACAGAACACATCGTACCTATCTTTCCTCTTCTCAAGGAATCGATGAAGTGACGATCTTCTTGCAATTGGCAAATCTGAAACACATATATCATCGAGTCATTGCAATGCTTTAAAATACCATCACGGTCTCTACTACACCACGACTAGACAAGAAGATTATTACCAGAACCACCCGATGCAGCTGCAGGCGGCTGTGTTGGCGGCACGGGCGGTGGCAGTGGAGCAGGACTAGCCACCGGCTTAGGAGGACCCACGGGGGCGGAAGTGGCAACCACAGCAGCACCGTCAGACGGTTGGTCTAATTTATCCACCCCGGCAGTATGGAAAAGGCCACGAGCACTCTGCGGGCTGCCTTTGCTGGCCAACAGCATGACCGCCCGGGCTTTATCAGCCGGAAACTCATCAAACACCATAACTTTCCCAGAATAGAATATGGTCAGCTGGGCTGCCTTAGGAGCCTCTTTTGGTGCTTCTTTGCTGCAAATCAAATGCAAAACACATTCACCCACAAACACAAAACCAACAAAACAACATCATAGTAACAACCATGAAAAGCTTATTAAGGTTACACCAGACAAGAAAGGGACCAACCTAAGACTGGCTGCTGCATTAGTGCCTTCCTCCACTACAGTATTCTGAGGATTAGGATCTATGGGTGCCATTTCTTGGTCCTCCTGGCTTGATTTTTCTATGTTGGCCAGGAAATCCATAGTTGTACCATGAGACATGTCAAATTTTCCTAAAACAAGGCAACTCTGTTCATCAAATTTCTAGAACAACAAACTCAAGAATTCaataaaaaacttaataagCACTTCCAAATCAAAAGGccagaaaatgaaataattactATTAACAGAACTACTCAGCAACATATGCATATACTAAAACTGGAAAACCCAAGAAATGAAAGGCCAGAAAATTGACTATTTTAATTCTCCAAAGCTTCATTCAACCACAAATTACTAACAGAACCAGAAAATAACAACCCAGCAACATATGTATACACTATAAATGGAAATCCCAGGATCTGAATTCAAATTGGGGGAAAAAAAGAAGGGGAAATTTACCTGAAGCTTCTGTATTGGCAACACCAATTCCATGGCTCAGATCTCTTATACTAACTCTCCCCTTAAGAAACTGGCTCAACAGATTGCAGGTCTGCACGAAATTGGACTTCTCCGGGGCCCTGCCGGAGCTCTTGCCGTCCGATAGGAGCTGCTTGCCGGACATGTTGGGTCTCCGGAGCTGAGAACACGATTGAGGTATCAGCCAAACCCAAGAATCGGCGGCAAAGACTGAAGCTTTCGAGTGATTCCGAGATTATTGATTGTGGGCATGAAGAGAGGTGTGGGAAAGATGCAAGATTTGCTAAAAACAGTGAGACCGGAGGGTTTGGTGCTTCAATTCCATCGCCATCAATGGAGAAAAAACTTTATTGTGGTGGGTAATTTAAGCACCGATTTTCAAGAGACCATGTTGGCACGTGACAAACATGCGTACAtttatacataaaatacatacaaTACACACAATACATACAGTCCTGTACACACACCCCAATAATCTccgtaaaatactaaaattttaaCTTCATCGTCGCGTCTGAAgttttgcttattttatttttgcccCTTTTTCTTTAGCGattattttaattgatgatAGCGACGTCGCAAAAGACGTATACGTTGGGTACAAAGATGACAATAGTATGGGTTGAAGGGTCGTTTTAGCAAGTctatttaatatgaaaataaatcatttttacaATAGACTAAAATCTCacaaatttgaaactttttGGAGGTGTTTAGAAAAGTCTTAagacacatttttttaaaaataataataatatcatcaaaacaCGCGgttatattgaattattattatatacttatgtttattctttctttttcttaatttgtatttttaatgttgaattattattaattacaaagTATTTTTGAATACTTATAACGTTATTaatagtaaaacaaaaaataattattaaaaataattaatactccgtaataataaattgtaaaagtagTTTAAGAGTTAAGTAAATagcataatataattatctccTATAGATCATTTATATGTAATGGgctaaacaactaatttaccaaataattttgagttaattccagcaataattttccgactatgttgatttttcaaaattagttcccgacttttaatttgaacaatttaggtcccttgactttcaaattctttccaatgttagtcatttcgtcaaattttggttaagttgaggtaaaatgaatgggtaaaattgtccggtcacctgtttagtgtattattactcgtatttttcatgtcttatacgctatatatatgaatataatctcaatcgaagagacttcgactgagattatatgacTTCAATTGGGTCTTtcactgatattatattcatatatataacgtATAAGGCATGagaaatatgagtaataatacactaaacaggtgaacggacaattttatcccttcatttgacctcaacttaaccaaaatttgacgaaaggaccaacatttgaaagaatttgaaagtcaagcgacctaaattgtccaaattaaaagtcggggactaattttgaaaaattaacatagtcggaggaccattgttggaattaactcttttaagtagtactaactctattacatcgTTGTTAGGGGCGGAGCCATGATTTAAGTTGAGTGGGGCGAAGAAGAAGCAAAggtaaaatgaattaaaaaatgttcaaatacaaaatatcaaatatgaaTAAGATTGTTCAACAAATAACATAAGCAAATCACTCATTAGCAAATCAACATAAGCATAATCAATAAATCACTAATtagcaaatcaacataaacatAGGCATAATCAACAAATAGCAAAtaactaattagtaattactaatccacattaataaattaagtaGTTAGTAATTAGCTAATAACTAATTAGCAAATCAATGAATCATATCAGGCATAATGAATTGGGAAATGAATCATATCAGCAACTACGACACTACGACAACAACTACGGCACTACGACAACAACTACtaataaaaaacacaaaattaggGCAGTTAGAGCAAAAAATTACGACAGCAACTAGTATCAATTGAATTAGGGCAacttcaaaattagggaaattaagacaaaaacaaaattagaaaattaggccaaacaaaaaattagaaaaattagacacacaatttaataaattattgaaattaacatttataGTTCAAGCCGTCAAGGAGTGAGATTGTGAGAAGTTTATGCTCATTAGTAACGGAAGAGTGGAAGAAGACCAAACCTGGTGGCGCGTGTCGAGGCGACTAGCGAGGGCCGAGGCAGAGGCGGTAGCAAGGCAATGGGAGGCGATGAACCGGCAGACGGGAGCGACAGGAGTTGTTCTGTGATGGGTGCTTGGGCAGTACGCGGTGGCGGCAGCGGCGAGGCAATGGGAGGCTTATTAGTCTTGGTTAATTAGGGTTTATGAAGATTAAGGATAAAACTTAACATAACTGTTAACAGAAAGACCAAAATTATCACTTTACTCATTATTTAAGACTAAAAATTATGtaagatataatattaatagCATTATATGATATATGGGCCGGCCCTTGTCATGTGCGTTCAAGACGACGACAAAGGGCCCCTACTTTTTTGggcctttttttatttttaaacaaatattatatataaaattcattatttttatactccgtaattgatTATTATGTTTCAAGAATTTACATATTggttttaattacaattaaaaataaaatttcaaagaaaCTGATATCGGAATTTGGTGAATAATTTTACATCTGATTTAAATATGCACGAAGAAAGTCActtctaattaaattttaaattatatttttttctttgttgaattgttatgcattatattttgacaaaataattttattttatatttgtatctATATAATCATTAAAATTAACTATTAGGATGGCCTTTTGTTTTTTACGAAGGAAAATGCTTAGTGCCC is a window of Ipomoea triloba cultivar NCNSP0323 chromosome 11, ASM357664v1 DNA encoding:
- the LOC115997622 gene encoding protein TIFY 10b-like, whose protein sequence is MSGKQLLSDGKSSGRAPEKSNFVQTCNLLSQFLKGRVSIRDLSHGIGVANTEASGKFDMSHGTTMDFLANIEKSSQEDQEMAPIDPNPQNTVVEEGTNAAASLSKEAPKEAPKAAQLTIFYSGKVMVFDEFPADKARAVMLLASKGSPQSARGLFHTAGVDKLDQPSDGAAVVATSAPVGPPKPVASPAPLPPPVPPTQPPAAASGGSDLPIARRSSLHRFLEKRKDRATARAPYQVHNNPLVPSKNEGPSSKNEASPSKNEESSSKNEASSSKTRVQIDLNFKL